DNA from Fundulus heteroclitus isolate FHET01 chromosome 17, MU-UCD_Fhet_4.1, whole genome shotgun sequence:
AGCTTTACCGACTCAGCAGTCTGAATGCTGATTGGTCCCCTTTGCCTTCCCGTCAGGTACACTCAGGAGGAGATCGAGAAGCTGAAAGCGTGAGTGGAAGCCGTCCGTGTCTCGGTTCAGAGTGAAGCAAAGCGCCAGAGAAGCTGCTTCAGGTTGGCCTGTTTGCTTTCAGGTTGAGGCAGAAGCACGGGAACGACTGGGCCACCATCGGCGCGGTTCTGGGCCGCAGCGCCTCCTCCGTCAAGGACCGCTGCCGCCTGATGAAGGACACGTGCAACACAGGTGCCGCCCGGCAGGGTCACAAACCCATAAACATTTTATACGTAGACGCCTGGTTGGGTGGCGTCTGCCTGCTGCGGATAGGTCAGAGCGTCGGCCATGTTggatgtggcaaatctgctgttGGACTGAGACACTTAAACGGTATCAGAGGGAGTTTAATCTCAGGATATACtttatattcttattttatttttttttgcaatattacaaGTTAAGTTTCgcatccctttggcttcattctcctgactatattcttgtaaagaataaaaataattatgtttatctaacctggccctattactccaagactaaaatagttctgcaaactgtaactattctggaaatgttcccccttaattctcataatatgacgtttttcctCATAATATtatcacttttgtctttttttttttttttactttattctcctatgactttctttctcatattagtaattttatctctttaatccTCCCCCAAAAAGTCGGTTACTAATGTCTATACCAAAACTTAAAAGGTTTgcatggttttatgaaataatgaagaccacaatgtttagatctaaccaattgatttttatattcataacacatacacatatatttctctctctctttctctgtctctatgtatatgtatatatataaacacacacacaaacacacacacatctataaTCTGGACATATagttatatataaacacacatctatttatttataatacttcaaaatctatatatggACATCTATATCTAAAAACATCGATCAATAGCTCTATGTTCTGCCAATCTCTAtcaatatatctatatagatatatagctatattttacaagtatatataagctccatctatatctttcttTCTAAATGCCTAAAACTTATACACAGGGAACATagacgttcactactttctgccacatccaatatggcggtgatgttgacgtgcaaacctgcgcccaTGAGGCGTCTACATATAAATGTCTGTGCACCAACGCACCCTTCGCTTCAATCTGCGCGCTAAAGCTTGTGCCTCCTCTCAGGTAAATggagcgaggaggaggagggacgcCTGGCCGAGGTCGTGTACGAGATGGCGGGCGTGTCGCCCGGGTCGGCGGTCACAGCGGGGGTCTCGTGGGCGACGGTGGCGGATCGGGTTCGCACGCGCTCAGAGAAGCAGTGCCGGTCGAAGTGGCTGAACTACCTGAACTGGAAGCACAGCGGAGGAGCCGACTGGACGAAGGAGGACGACCTGTACCTCCTGCGCAGGTTGGAGCGGTGCGCGCTGCGGTCGGTGAGTCAAACCCAGCAGGCGCGCGTGAAAATAAcagccccctcccccctcctccccgtCTCCTCCAGGATCGCCACGGTGAAGGCGGAGGACGAGAACGACATCAAGTGGGAGGACCTGGCGTGGGGGTGGAGCAGCGTGCGGTCGCCTCAGTGGCTGCGGTCCAAGTGGTGGAGCATCAAGAGACAAGTGGCCAACCACAAGGAGATCCCGTTCAGCGGTAAACCACCTCCACACGCTCCATTCGGCCGTTTAATGCTTTATTTTAGCCgttctttaaaggcatactatgcaacatttttcagttaattaatgtgttccatacctttttggatgattaaatgagtcatttcaggtcgaacaaaggttttctcggccgccctgggggtctgtgggggaaataccgcacttgcaattgcaagagctctcggcccgcactcacagaagtctcgctttatggcgagaactccatgtgtttttgccctgccattcactgtatgcacgcgcgaaagcaacaacaaagaaccgcgtgttaacgtcaaataaacatgcaagcatatcgagttttattattattattatttttattttttattatgttggcgagacgctaccgcggcgaggcggcggcggtagcgtctcgccaacataaaaaaatatatatataataataataaaactggcgaggcggcagcCGCGGCTTCCTGCAGATAGCGCTGCGAGatgcttgatgttcatactttcactgtgttagtcattgtttgtactgccatttttttccacttttcgttgcgttcgcctgtctgctaagctcaaaacaaccgcgcctggcttgatggagaaaccagaacagctgagcatctttacgacagtgcacttttactttcgccctctggggggagcctcgctggaaaatcaaccccggttgcatagtatacctttatcCAGGTGGGATTGATTCTAGGGCAAATAATTTGACTTTATTGAGGATTTTCTCTGATCCACATGGCCGTGAAGTTCTCAGCGAGCTGCACCTCAGACACAAACTTCTGAATATTTGGCCAAGACTCCTGCTAGAGTTGATTTAAACCaggtggctcttaataactttggctacaaattatgtttttattatggtatttaaaggtaataatgataataaatgtcaggtctaaatacctaaaacatcatacaacacagggaaagaaaggcacaaagacaattagtttggtttggctcgcgaggagagtaggaagagaccgtacagttacaatctccaacccactctgccggTCTCAGAGTTCTCCTcggttttattaagtttggggcGTTTCCCTAGTTACAGTACTGAGGGGTGGGGGAACAGATAGTTACAGCCTCAGTTGccaacaaagatacacagctgaATAATCACGTcataatcttgtagctgagtcttcttgtttcaggatgggaagaaacagagtgtcttctgtttcttcatacagacatgattaagctatcatgtgagtaatatgattatatcagaagcttacattactacatcataacaagataaatcggttaatgaagtataaacattaatcccaacAGCAGGTTTtagcactttttttaaaaaaaaatttcacaacagaatgatgctaaatgaaaattttaaatcaatattttttcattatgttggaaactatgattttgtttttacatcattatccacaaatatcaacatcacaTCCATCCTCTTTTgttaaaacctcaaaatagacgaTGACAACCtgtttcctacagtagatctttatcaaaaattagaacttacaacatttgcggctctgaacgagtttaaatTGAAGTGGACTGTaggaaaaatggctctttagactgaaaaggttgcaggcccctaATTTAAACTGATCTCTATCCTCCGGTTTTGATTCAAAGAGGTTCAGATCCGGGATTTGAGtcgtccagaaccagaaccggtgcTGTTTGGGTCCCGGTGGAACATCCTGCTGTGTCCAGCAGTTtttctaacctgactccgccagatagatttgctccgcatatccatctggaaaccttccgttgaagtaattttgggaaggggcgaaaatactggttagctgattggcctatgttggtgatagacgggccaaatgaaccaatcagattcgtcgtcactctgttacgagcgacgacgaaaacacaaccacaagccaagctactcttgctgctgcaggtaaaggctcgttagctcagcaaagaaatactctgtaattccgataaaacttgctcgatagccacgctaacgctagtttcatcggctgaagccgccatgttgtttagactgaactgacgcgcttcccgttgcgtcacacctcaacccgcctcaaagccaacgctgattggacgttcgtttggtgaacggctccaaattttcttcaacggagagtatccagactgatctgcgagtgaaacctttaaagctcgcgagatcaggatggtctcacgaggctacagtttttcttcattcctcCTAAATAATTTCTGCCTGGaaccaaaaacatttacacGACTCTTTGACAGAAAAACATCCCTTATCTCGTTATAgtcctcctccagcagcattTATTAAGGCCTAGCTGAGCGTTCGTCTCCATCTGAGCCCCTTTGAGAGAATGGTTTATGAAAACGAGCGTCTCTGCTGTGACAGTCCTGCTGAAGGGCCTCGAGGAGCTGATGACGTCTTCGCAGACAGCATCTCTGCCGGGgagtccctcctcctcctccacgctCCAGATCCGACTCGCCCGATTGGACGAGAGCTCCGGCTGCAGCCCCGCCCCCAGCCCGCTGGCGGCGCTGCAGATTCCTGTCCAGATCCCGCTGCAGATCACACACCTGGGTGAGACGCGACCTTCCAGCAAACAGACGCAGCAGTAAATgtgaagccccccccccctttccccccCTCATCTTCTGTTTGTACCCACAGCTTCAGATTCGGCCGCCGCCGCAGACGGAGACGCCATCACGCTGAACTCAGGAGCTCTGCAGACCTTCGAGATCCTGCCGGTGAGTATGACCCTGCAGGACGCCTCGTCTTAAATGGGAATGATTGAACTAGACTATTTCAGCACTTATTGGTATTAAAGCTGACTTGAAAAATGCCGCCGTTATCGACTACAGTCCCAATAGATTCAACCCCTTCACGACAAGCATCTTTAGTACAGAGCAGAGCCCCTTCCTGCTGTTATCACCTGCAGGAAATGGGATTTACAGCCAGATATCCACAGGCCTCCTCTTCTTTGAtattcctgcactgcaaaaactgatctaaaaataagtaaaatgttcttaatgtTAGTGTAATGGAGCGAGTccttttacccttaaaataagattagacatcctgcacttgaaataagacgatggagatgaattgttcctaatttcttattccattggcaaatcatcttatttacctgctcaaatcaaggacaaatacactgatttcaagaacattttacttatttctagttctgtttttgcagtgtgggttcCTTCTCCACATCCACCCGTTCCTATAAGCGAATTGCATTTGCCAACATCAGTTTGAAAATGTTGGCTAGATACCAAACCCTGCTTTTACGGTAATATGTCGGGAGTGCAGGCGGCGGATTAAGGCTTTAAAAAGTGCGCCGGCACGATGACCGGTGCACTTTGAGCCATGTTCTATTGCTCTAATACAGACTTTATAGGCTTTATATTCTTTAATGGTGGCGGAAAAAACACGATGGAAGGCTCCACCGGGTTCACCCGTAGACGGAAACAAGAAATGCGGTTGTAAACCTGCGTTCACTCTTTGTAGTTTCCCAAAAAGACGTAAAAGATTCCCGAATTTATTTAAAGATGCCCACATTTATTGTCTAATCTTCATCTCTACGGACAGAGGAAGAGAGTAAAGAGTCAGGACACGGAATCAGACCGACAGACGTTTCATTTTGCTCACTgtcacttttttaaataattcaaatgcGTCCAGGAATAATAGAGAAAAGTCGATAAATATAGTAGATGattgctccgtgtctaaatTAGCGGCACCATGCGTGCCGTCGTATCACTTCACTCACGTCAACGTGGCCAAAACAACGTAGCTAGAAtcattagctacgtttacatggaatAAGGTAATCAGAAAaaagggccgatcggaataaaaatgtgtcacgTAAACAATAaaatcggaatattgtgatcggattaagctaaatgggaatgaaattgtaatctgaatgagaggagtggtttatgctgattgataatctgatcaacgttcagataaacgcttgtcaggatcaagttattctgaacgtagcaaactgacccgagtgcgtCTGATGTAAACATGACAtatttctgcaggtttttcCCGATTCAACCTTTCAGTTAGAGCTTAAAATTGTTGCTTTACTCAGTAAaatttcaaccgtaattagaacatcgtgcAAATACAGCCTGGACGCTCGGAACGGAAACAAACTCgtataaaactgctttgtttgctgttttttgttgttcagcaaagatggaagttcttcttctgtgttttttttttcaggggaatttgataactgctcATGTCAGCCAGGTGCAGataaacgcacattatgatcagattaaatGATCGTGTACAAACGATACAGTCCagttatttaatctgaatacattttaatccgatcgtgaaatttcTTGCATGTAAACAGAGCCACTGTTCTCATCAATGCTTTCCACGATCTTTGAATGTTGTTTGgtagctaagaaaaaaaaaacgaactggAGGACACACGGGATTGTCCTCGTTTCCAGAATCTCGTTTTACAGACAAGATTAAGCAAATTTAGTagttttctgtgtattttactAAACTACCAGACAGTATGTAACACGTATGTCTATAAACGTTCGATGCGGCACAATGAGCTCATGTTCTGGACTTTATGTAAAACGGCAAACAGCATTTCTTATGGTTTCATTCTTTCATCAGTAAGACCCCAAAAAAATGAATGTTCAGAAAATTTCTACATTTTCTGTTGTAATTATGAATGTTTGAGCagtaaatgttgttttatttagatgATTTATCGTTTTGAAGCTCTTTATCAGATGGACATGGTCTTGTTTTGCAGTCCTTCCACCTGCAGCCCACCGGCACGCCGGGAACCTACTACCTCCAGACGACGTCCAATCCGAGCCTCCCGCTCAGCCTATCCAATAACAGCACCGTAACCCTGACAACaggctcctcctcctcgccaCAGGAGCACATCATCCTTCACAGCCTGTCGGTCAGTTTCCCGTCCCTCTGGCGCAGAGGTGTCCAGACTTTTTGCCATAAGGGCCAATAATGTTACGTAGAAagtactttaacttttttttttattttttatttttttttttttatcaaattcgcaaaaaccttttcatttttatttgctcgacaataaactaaacacacaaaatacTTAAATGAAACAAGCAATTTAGTCTGATTTCTGTCGGAAAGGAATCTGTGAATCATTTTAgatttgaaacataaaaattCTATTGCATGTTCGGCAAACAATGTCCTAAActgtttgggttgttttttttttttatgtgtctttTTAGCAACAAGAAAGGGGATTAATTTGGGCTCACTCTTGCTTTACTTTATAGAGTTGAATAAATGGGTAAAACATTTGTGGTCTTATTTACTATTAacttaaaagcaaaaatatggctgataaaagatttaaaaaaaatgttgtcgcGCCttatattttcccttttaagattttaatttgtgtcttttttcacactgcaaaaagggaactaaaagtaagtaacattttctagaaattagtctatttttcattgatttgagcggctaaataagactatttgccaatgggattagtagttctacccctaaaataagatatttagatattctgcacttgaaataagatggagatgaattgttcctactttaagtgcaaaactcttattccattggcaaataatcttatttacctgctcaaatcaagaagaaatgcactaatttcaagaataatttacttaattttagttccgtttttgctgtGCAAAGACCTTGTATCAGTGAAAATTGCCAAACTTTTTATAAGCGTATCGCCTCAACCGTCTGAGCTGACAAAACCAAATTTAGGCCGTTATTGAACTGCGATTGAGGGCCGCCCAAAAGCATTcaaaagtgcggcccgggggccacaaatggcccccgggccgcactttggacacccctgctctgcCGCCTCTCCGTCCTCCtcgctctttgttttttttattaatttcttggtttgtttgttttttccctcctcAGACCGACGGCCTTTGCTCCGGAGACGGCGTCATCATCCAGACCGTCTCCTCTGACCCCGCCCCCTCGGAGCCGCAGCTGGTCGTGGAGACGGAGGGGCGGAGCCAGGACCAGCACCTCCATGTGGCGGGTCTCCTGGAGGATTCGGAGGCGGTTGTCACGGAAACGCCCGAGTCTGTAACCGAAGGTTTCACGGCAAAGGTACGCAGACAATTCAGTCGCTTTAGAAACTTTGCTCTCTCCAACGCGGCGGAGCGTCCATTCTCATAGAAAAGTGGTTTATTTACAGCTTTTATGTGTTCGCCGGGTTGATTCTGGCTCACGGCCAATAAAACCCACTTTGTGTTTAAAGGTCCAGGGTCCAGAGGTGGATTCTGGGATGCCGTCTGGCCGCGCGGTGCTCCTGGCGTCTCCTCCCAACATCAGCAGCACCCTGACAGGTAACGGAAACATGTgagcgccgccgccgccgcacgGTTCCCACAAACTAACCCGAGGGTCGCCTCTGGACTGTCCTCAGATCCCATCCTGGAGAACCAGGAAGGTTCTGACTGAGCGGAAAGGACCAGAGGAGGACGccgtgtccccccccccccccctcgtctGCTTTTAAACGGGACTTTTGGGGGAGGTGAGCTTTTAGAACGGACGCGGCGAAGCTTCTCGGGGAATCCCTGAAATGTGAACGCAGCTTCGGTCGGAGCGGCTGCGGCCGGAGAACTTTCGGACAAAAACCAGCCGagctttaatttttataaaatcaTGTGGAGGTGAGAGCCGAGCGTCACGATGGCTCGGCTCGTTAAGGTTAGTGATGATGAGTGAAACTATTTAAATCTGCTTTAACATCATGGTGGGAAAACTGTTGAACTGCAAGATGGATTTTGATAAATTTTTACCGTCAAACGCTTCGTTGGAACTGGATTTATTTCTCTAAAAATTCACCACAGGACAAAAAtgcttaccttttttttttttatccataaatcttCCTTTCATGGTATTTATACCCAGATTTCTTCAAGTCACTCTGAGGTTTGTTGTTGGAAAGTAACATAacgggtgtgaatactttgtcAAAGCAGCGTAACAAACCCTAAAAGGCCCAGAGTTGATCCCAGAGGCGATAAAAGCGTTTAttccctacactgcaaaaataaaactaaaaataggaaaattcttcttgaaataaaagtatttttccttgatttgagcaggtaaataggactatttgccaatggaataagatttttgcacttaaaatgggaacagttcatctccatcatcttatttcaagtgcattatatctaataatcttattttaggggtaaaaatactcattccattggcaaataatcttatttacctgctcaaatcaagggcaaatacattcattttaagaacattttactcattttcagttctctttttgcagtgtaaaacagAGACATTCCTGAGTCTGACTGGGCGTTTCATCATTAAAGGAGAACATCTGGCCGTTTTTCACCTTTTATTTTATGCCTTCATAACCCAAACCCTCCTGCGTCTCCTGGGGAGTCAGAGGGTGTTTCCAGATCAGAGCGGGAAGTTCTGGGTCTGATCCCCGCGGGTCGAGCCTCCAGAGGCATCCTGGGCTCCAGCTGAACCGGAGGAGGAGCAGCTCGCCTCCTCTTCAGGGAAGGACCAGGAAGCTCGTTGCAGCCGCTTCCATCCAGGATCTTCAGGTCTGCTGATGGAGACGCTTCAGCGTCCAGAGCGGAGCGGATTCAGACGTCTGTGTTTGAGTTCGGCACGAATCTGTGGCAGATAGTCCTACATGAAACCCGGGAAGAAAAGGAAACTGGACAGAAGGAAGGAGACAACCAGGAGGATGTAACGgcatgaggaagaggagggagggaaaaTTAAAGGAACCAGAAACCGGTGAAATCAGATTCCAGACTGTAGGAACCCTGATGTCCGTCCATCTTTATGCTCGTTTCTGTTTGAGtacattacactgcaaaaaaggaactaaaattaaggaaaagtttcttgaaattagtgtatttttcctagATTTATAGAGCTAAattagactatttgccaattgaatgagtatttctacccctaaaataagataattagataaactacccttgaaataagacgatggagatgagttgttcctattttaagtagggctgaacaattaatcgcattttcaatataatcgcgatttaaaaaaaacgcaatttccaaattgcagagtctgcaatttttggctatgtaacaattagtgaattagacacgtccattaggtgttggtaaaatgtttaaagtgggtttgctccacatggaagggaagacagttgcagcagtgagataatctaattttattactttttttagagtttatataatcatacatagcattaagttctggtcaatcagtttaatacatagacttgcttgttggttggactttatgttcaacaaggattaatgtccaattaaattaaaagctgttctgttgaacaatattctgattaatagaaacattaaaagttcttgttttaaatagtccttgtttacaaacatctttatttagaggccatttttgttgcttgtggttaatgcagagaaaagtcaaaattgcaattttggttgaaatatattgtaggcagaacgcaattattactgctccgagtttagatgctgcgggtcttttagcaactaatccacacagcgaggaaacaaaatgatttgttgtttgtatatgtttaaaaagacatgataaattaaactggaaaaaaaaaaaatcgcattaaatcgcaatattaagaaaaaaaatcgcaattagattattttccaaaatcgttcagccctaattttaagctcaaaaatcttattccattggcaaatagtcttatttacctgctctaatcaaggaaaaatacactgatttcaagaaattttcatttttagttccctttttgcagcgcaGCATCCATCCGGTTCTCGTTTTCGCTCTAGATCTGAAGAGCCGGGGATGGAAATGTGCCTAAATGAATGCAGAGCGGACATTTGTGACGCCTGCAGTCTGATCCCAGCTGTCCACGTTTCAGCCGTATTCCCCTCCACCGGCGTTAAATTCAGGGTCACTTAGAAATCCAGATCCTGAAATCATCCGCAGGACGTCGGGCACAAAAGACGACGCCTCATAACGAAGATCCTGACCAGACTGCGTTTATTAAAAATTGGtaaactttgtctttttttttttttttgtctaacagTCGGTTGCAACATccaggaaataaaacaactgaattGTTAACAGTCTTTGGTCATAATTAATGACAGGAACATGATTTCAGTTTCTAAACGATGTGATTTTTAGCTCCCAGCTTTAAGGCCCTGCAGCAGAAGCCGAGGCTTTAGATCTGAGGCCCGGCTGCAGCTTTTACTTTAGAAATTAACAGTCAGAGCTACGAGTGCCGCTCAGATTTAAAGACCAGCAGGTTAACGgtgcaaatcttttttttttttttcggtgtCTGACGTTGAAGCCGGCGTCTGCACAAACTAAAAGTTAATGAATCTAAAAAGCTAACAACGCTGTGAGTCGCCGATGTGCTGCATTTGGTCCAGACTACAGCAGGAAAACCCGTTAAAACCAGGAGACTAAAAGAAGCTTCAGACAAAAGTGAGATTTCCTGACCAGAGAGCCTCCCCTGAACGCACCaccactgagaaaaaaaaaaaggctgtaaaACTTAGCAGACACTGGTTTAAAGTCATTTATGGCCATATTTAGAGTCATCCTTCTATTTTTAGCCTCCTGAAGAGACAGCCGGCAGCTGATCTGAGGTTTCCAGTTTTAACTTCAAACCAACAAAGATGGCGACCCGGTGGGGCTTCCTGCAGCAGAGAGGAACGAATCTGAATCTGCTTTCACTTTAACTCACTGCAGCAAAACCCGATTCAACGTCAACTTCAATTctttatcactttttttttttttttttttagacaaaaacaaCCGATTTTATTCAGCATCTTTCATTCCAGCTGGACTCTCCGGCGCCCCCCGGTGGAGGTCTATCTTAGTTCAGGTCCTTTATTCCCAGGAGATTAGGCTGTCGCCCTGCCTGCGGGGTGATAATCCAGGCCGGATGACTCAGCCTGTCTGAAACACAAACGATCACAGAAACATGGATGTAGGCAGACAAAACGGCAGATTTCTCCTCGTCGATCCTGGTTATCGTCCGTCTGCGTGTTAACGAGCTCGTTTGGGTCCGGTTTGTCCTCCAGGCTGAGTTATGGCGTTCCCCTCAGAGCACATTCTCACCAGGAAATGACAAACCTTTGGTCCCAGCCAGCCTCTCCGTGTAAACTAGTCTGTT
Protein-coding regions in this window:
- the dmtf1 gene encoding cyclin-D-binding Myb-like transcription factor 1, which produces MFKPGNFIGLRAALLHPGTLPSSWYLESPRTKNRNRCRMSSEAAEEEEAAAFESVKPITVTQDSDGSIILHCPSHDDESEPLQKKMRVSTEDNLETPQFSVVTMSENDESFEVTMTATAEGDLPEDGVTEIEILHEDKEQKAEVSPVSQAWFTTKEDKDTLANKGHKWKQGMWSKEEIDILINNIDRYMKRRGIQDPAEIIFEMSKEERKDFYRSVALGLNRPLFAVYRRVLRMYDDRNHVGRYTQEEIEKLKALRQKHGNDWATIGAVLGRSASSVKDRCRLMKDTCNTGKWSEEEEGRLAEVVYEMAGVSPGSAVTAGVSWATVADRVRTRSEKQCRSKWLNYLNWKHSGGADWTKEDDLYLLRRIATVKAEDENDIKWEDLAWGWSSVRSPQWLRSKWWSIKRQVANHKEIPFSVLLKGLEELMTSSQTASLPGSPSSSSTLQIRLARLDESSGCSPAPSPLAALQIPVQIPLQITHLASDSAAAADGDAITLNSGALQTFEILPSFHLQPTGTPGTYYLQTTSNPSLPLSLSNNSTVTLTTGSSSSPQEHIILHSLSTDGLCSGDGVIIQTVSSDPAPSEPQLVVETEGRSQDQHLHVAGLLEDSEAVVTETPESVTEGFTAKVQGPEVDSGMPSGRAVLLASPPNISSTLTDPILENQEGSD